AGGAGTCGAGAGCCTCGTACGCCAACCGGTAGGCTTCGAGAGCGGTCTCTCTCATCGCGTCCGCGAGCGTCAAGCCCTCGTCGAGCAGTCTGGCGGCGTGGCTGGGGTAAAGTAGGCTGAGCGTCAAGCCCTCCCCTTCGCTGGTCGTCACAGGGAAGTAGGCTGTCACCGGCCGCTCCCCGAACGAGACGGCGAAGCGGGAAGCCGATACCCACCCCGCTTTCTCCGGCAGCTGCCTGAGCACGCTGATGATCTCGCCCTCCCAATCCTCGGCGTAGGGCACGGAGAAGTAGGCTCGGTCGAAGCTCGCCGCGAGGTCGACGATCAGCTCCGCACGGGGCTTCGTGAGAGGGAACGCAACGTAGCCGGAAACCCTTCTGGCAGCCTCGTAGAACTCCTCCACGTACTTCTCAGCGCTCACGCCCAAGGCTCGTACCGCATCCTCCAAGGGCGTAGACACGACACGTACCGTCCATACCTCCCTCCTCTTCGAAAGCTCCCTGACGAAAGCCTCCACCTCGCTCAACCTCAGCCGCGAAACGTAGCCATCGAGGTCTCCAGCAGCCGGTGGCGCATGGTACGCGACAGCGCGGAACTTGTACACAGTACCCCTTTAGCGGACGGTGATAAACCATTTTCGTTCATCGATCCTAGTAACCGTTCCATCGCGCCTCGCACTCTATTGATTACAGATTGTCGCGCTTCCAGCTTATCTATGGCCGTTCCAGATATACAGTCCAGACTCCGACCGGGGCATCGATGGTCCCGAAAGCTTCGACGGGGAGCAATCAATGAGCAACTTGGTTAGGCTGAAGCACCGCTTCTGAACAGCTTGAATGTGTTCCTCTACAGCTCTGCGCGTGAGGTGGATTGGGAGAGCTTCGAGAGGAAAGCGGTTCAACAGCGTCGCAAGGGGCCGGTGAACGAGGTTCCTCTTCGTTCTGTTCGAAGATTGCTAGAGCCAGAAGCCTCGAGCGGGCCCGCAGAAGCTATCGATCGCCGCTGTTCGCATCGACGGTTGGGCCGCAAGCCCGGGTGCAGGCGGAAAGCCATGGAGCAGCCCGGTGCGCACCGATGCAGCTGTTATTGGGGACTCGCGAAGCCTGCCAGGGCGCGGTGCAGCTAAGCACCGATGAGCTCGGGCAGCGGAACCGTGATCCCCTTCTCCACCGGGTAAAGCGCGCGCTTGTAGAACCTCGCTTCGCTCACCACGGCTTTCATCAAGGTTTTCGGGGGGATGTACGCTAGCTTCGGTAACTTGAAGGGCGGGCCACGCCGAAGGGCCCAAGGTGAACTCACTTCTCCATTCCCAGAGAAGTCGAGTAGGGTGAGCGTGTAGCGGCTCGGGTCCCTCTCCTCCCTCACAAGCTCCTCGGCCAGCTTCAGCGTCCAAGGGTCCGCCGCTTCAAAGGCGATCTCCTCCTCAAGCTCCTCGCTTAAGACGTACTCCTCGCAGAACCTCCTGTTTAAGCGGAGCACGGCCCCCTCGAACCCCCTCCCTCCGTACCCGAACATCGCGTCGAGCGCTAGAGCCTCTGTGGCCAGCGGGCTCTCACCGGCTACGGCGAAGTACTCGAACCTCCTCTCCCCGTATATGAGTGGGCCTTCACCCTCCATCCCCACGATCGCGGAGACCAAGCCGACCAGTCTCGTACCGCTCTGGACCAGCTCGTCGACCACCGTCGCGTAGGAGCTCAGGTACCTGATCGTCGAGTACCCCATGCTCAGCTGGAGGGGGAGCAGGTTGCTGGGCCCAGTGTAGGGGTCGCAGGCGGCTT
The Thermofilaceae archaeon DNA segment above includes these coding regions:
- a CDS encoding DUF711 family protein → MYKFRAVAYHAPPAAGDLDGYVSRLRLSEVEAFVRELSKRREVWTVRVVSTPLEDAVRALGVSAEKYVEEFYEAARRVSGYVAFPLTKPRAELIVDLAASFDRAYFSVPYAEDWEGEIISVLRQLPEKAGWVSASRFAVSFGERPVTAYFPVTTSEGEGLTLSLLYPSHAARLLDEGLTLADAMRETALEAYRLAYEALDSSGSKLALHGIDLSLSPWDTDSVALLLEKLLDAPLFTPGTFQLLHAVNEALTILASSLHAPGFNEVMLPLAEDARLKELSAVGHLRFRDLLAVTPACVAGLDMVPIPSSTEDRVLKWVMRDLRAAQKLKKRPLGMRLLLVDAEPGEEVDLGMFGKTPVLDPLS